In a single window of the Tellurirhabdus bombi genome:
- a CDS encoding PKD domain-containing protein, translating into MRTSRNPVVSFSWYLVNPGRFVFFFLALLTLVTSCKKDNPEINPIDALVANAGPDQPVQVGQTVTLDGGASKDGQRKPLTYQWAITQKPAKSSVALTVPNTVRLTFVPDEVGEYELTLTVSNGEKANTDKVLVTASAAQPLTLNKDITVKTVLEDRIVNPNLPDYIVPKSIAVSHELTINPGVVIAFERDVTFTITDRGFLIAKGTADQKIRFVGVNQSKGYWAGIMLNSESNVNLMEHVEVLHAGSRIMLDNKKAGMVMFKGSQMAIKNSLFGQHDGYGLFASDEAVLREFSANTFSGNTDAGILLSTENVAKLDAASVFTSGNGRNVVEINGSYIGETGQKDEIVWGGFADKTPYRLLNDIAVRTGWKLSPGVTIESSRDVVIIINESAYLNAVGTADQKIRFTGIGGTTAYWTGILCHSPSAKNQLENAEISNGGSNSIIAGKKANLALYGNQASITVKRTRIAGSGGYGILVGFGGKLNEEATSTNAFANNAQDDVLIEE; encoded by the coding sequence ATGCGCACCTCAAGAAACCCAGTAGTTTCGTTTTCCTGGTATTTAGTGAATCCGGGAAGATTCGTATTTTTCTTTTTGGCATTGCTAACCCTGGTTACCAGCTGTAAAAAAGATAACCCTGAAATCAATCCGATTGATGCACTCGTGGCTAACGCTGGGCCTGACCAACCCGTTCAGGTGGGGCAAACCGTCACCCTCGACGGTGGTGCCTCTAAAGACGGTCAGAGAAAACCCCTGACTTACCAGTGGGCAATTACCCAGAAGCCCGCAAAAAGTAGCGTTGCTCTAACAGTACCTAACACCGTCCGCCTGACCTTCGTACCCGATGAAGTTGGCGAATACGAGTTGACTTTAACGGTTTCTAATGGCGAAAAGGCAAACACCGATAAAGTCTTGGTTACCGCTTCGGCGGCGCAACCGCTTACGCTTAACAAAGACATTACGGTCAAAACCGTGCTGGAAGACCGCATCGTAAACCCAAATCTGCCGGATTATATTGTTCCCAAAAGCATCGCCGTTTCGCATGAACTGACCATCAATCCGGGCGTGGTGATTGCTTTTGAACGGGACGTGACCTTTACAATCACCGATCGTGGCTTTTTGATTGCGAAAGGAACTGCCGACCAAAAGATCCGCTTTGTGGGTGTTAATCAAAGCAAAGGTTACTGGGCGGGAATTATGCTCAATTCGGAAAGTAATGTCAATCTGATGGAGCATGTTGAAGTCTTGCACGCTGGTAGCCGTATTATGCTGGACAATAAAAAAGCAGGCATGGTTATGTTTAAAGGCAGCCAGATGGCCATTAAAAACTCCCTTTTCGGCCAGCATGATGGTTATGGTCTGTTTGCGAGTGACGAAGCCGTTCTGCGGGAGTTTTCGGCCAATACGTTCAGTGGCAATACCGACGCTGGCATTCTTCTTTCTACGGAAAATGTTGCCAAGTTAGACGCCGCATCGGTCTTTACAAGTGGTAACGGACGCAATGTCGTAGAAATCAATGGCTCTTACATTGGCGAAACGGGTCAGAAAGACGAAATTGTCTGGGGTGGTTTTGCTGATAAAACTCCCTACCGCCTCTTGAACGATATCGCCGTGCGGACTGGCTGGAAACTGAGTCCAGGCGTTACAATTGAGTCGTCCCGCGATGTAGTGATCATCATCAACGAATCAGCCTATCTAAACGCCGTGGGAACTGCCGACCAAAAGATCCGTTTCACGGGCATTGGTGGTACAACTGCCTACTGGACGGGTATTTTGTGCCACTCGCCCAGCGCAAAGAACCAGCTTGAGAACGCCGAAATTAGCAACGGAGGTAGTAATTCGATTATTGCGGGCAAAAAAGCGAATCTGGCTCTTTACGGCAACCAAGCCAGCATTACTGTCAAAAGAACACGCATTGCCGGGAGCGGCGGTTATGGTATTCTAGTCGGTTTCGGCGGCAAACTAAATGAAGAGGCAACGAGCACGAACGCCTTTGCAAATAACGCCCAGGACGATGTTTTGATCGAAGAGTAA
- a CDS encoding response regulator: MDSPNFEKHRIYLADDDVDDSYLFQAVIQEHFPGVAFTSFPSGDALLAALQTTDSLPTLIFLDYWMPLQTGLETFQELKKQPQLASIPVVLLTGQVQALSAESMEEQGIWRIYNKPTSLAELRQLIDQTLGVK; encoded by the coding sequence ATGGACAGTCCTAATTTCGAAAAGCATCGAATCTATCTTGCCGACGACGATGTAGATGATAGTTACCTGTTTCAAGCGGTTATTCAGGAGCATTTTCCTGGCGTAGCGTTTACTTCTTTTCCCAGCGGAGATGCTCTTCTAGCGGCTCTGCAAACAACGGATTCATTACCTACACTCATTTTTCTGGATTATTGGATGCCGCTTCAAACGGGTCTGGAAACCTTCCAAGAGTTGAAAAAGCAACCCCAGTTGGCGTCAATTCCGGTGGTCTTGCTCACGGGTCAGGTGCAGGCACTTTCAGCCGAGAGCATGGAAGAGCAAGGAATCTGGCGAATTTATAACAAACCAACCAGTCTGGCCGAGCTACGTCAACTGATTGACCAAACGTTAGGAGTAAAGTAA
- a CDS encoding LytR/AlgR family response regulator transcription factor, whose translation MKKIELSYLIGEGNYTWLHYPDGQRYLTSKTIKHYESLYLHFIRIHKKVLINPAYIKEISLLPGSQAKAVVLKNGQKLSISRRRWATIRPQLQKAV comes from the coding sequence ATGAAAAAAATTGAACTTTCCTATCTGATTGGCGAAGGAAATTATACTTGGTTGCATTACCCAGATGGGCAGAGATACTTAACCTCCAAGACTATAAAGCATTACGAATCCCTTTACCTTCACTTTATTCGGATTCATAAAAAGGTATTGATAAATCCGGCTTACATAAAAGAAATTAGTCTCTTGCCGGGTAGCCAGGCAAAAGCAGTTGTGCTTAAAAACGGACAAAAATTGTCAATTAGTCGTCGTCGCTGGGCCACCATCAGGCCACAGTTACAAAAAGCGGTCTAA
- a CDS encoding helix-turn-helix transcriptional regulator codes for MPFNYTRYYLLLFFFSLLQSFANGQSPSFRQLEQKVYQLNNEFKYTESQALLLPILQSDAFRPDEKYQAALLLSHTYKRVFDYESTLKFLGIARQYAEATPKKESYIATIQSEAAFAFFDTHDYKKADSLMDRLEKNNFRYISLENKSKLVMQQGYLLFLNKKYAEAEATYDKAIQWMRASTPCHLPMIYVKKMQLYDAMQRFDLLDKALTQSTHYTDSCRIIKYHLYAYEELLHIYEGRNNLPGIALVQKKLDSLNKEYARETKISSLHNQKEAILIAEKNQKLQQEQTNKKYLTLALISLLVVVAALLGWLYSFRRRQHRIEKESLRISSELEVQRSQQKPLLSAKIDWEKEPWNKLSERQQEVLECLALGMSNKMIAEKLFISENTVKYHIKNIYLLLDIKDRREFLLMLKK; via the coding sequence ATGCCTTTTAACTATACACGCTATTACTTATTGCTGTTTTTTTTTAGTCTATTGCAGTCGTTTGCCAATGGACAAAGCCCTTCTTTTCGGCAATTAGAGCAAAAAGTATATCAACTCAACAACGAGTTTAAGTATACAGAATCGCAAGCTTTATTACTCCCAATCTTGCAAAGTGACGCGTTTAGGCCGGATGAAAAATACCAGGCGGCACTCCTGCTTTCACATACCTACAAGCGTGTGTTCGATTATGAATCTACTCTGAAATTCTTGGGCATCGCCCGGCAGTATGCAGAAGCAACCCCAAAAAAAGAGTCTTACATAGCTACCATTCAATCCGAAGCGGCCTTTGCTTTTTTCGATACCCACGACTACAAAAAGGCTGATAGTCTGATGGATAGGCTAGAAAAAAACAACTTTAGATACATAAGCCTGGAAAATAAATCGAAGCTGGTTATGCAGCAGGGCTATTTATTGTTTCTTAATAAAAAGTATGCGGAGGCGGAAGCTACCTACGACAAAGCCATTCAGTGGATGCGGGCATCAACACCTTGCCATCTGCCAATGATTTATGTCAAGAAGATGCAACTTTATGATGCGATGCAGCGATTCGATTTACTGGATAAAGCGTTGACGCAATCAACCCATTACACAGATTCGTGCCGCATAATCAAGTACCATCTGTACGCATATGAAGAGCTGCTGCACATCTACGAGGGACGTAATAACCTGCCTGGCATTGCGCTGGTCCAGAAAAAACTGGATAGCCTTAATAAAGAATATGCGCGCGAAACCAAAATTTCCTCTCTGCACAATCAAAAGGAAGCTATTCTGATCGCCGAAAAAAATCAAAAGCTACAGCAGGAGCAGACCAATAAAAAGTATCTCACCCTCGCGCTGATTAGCCTGTTGGTTGTTGTTGCTGCGTTGCTGGGCTGGCTCTATAGCTTTCGTCGTCGACAGCACCGGATTGAAAAAGAATCCTTGCGGATTTCTTCGGAGTTAGAAGTTCAACGCTCCCAGCAGAAGCCTCTGCTTTCCGCCAAAATTGATTGGGAAAAGGAACCCTGGAATAAGCTTTCAGAGCGGCAGCAGGAAGTATTGGAGTGCCTCGCACTAGGGATGTCTAATAAAATGATTGCTGAGAAATTATTTATTTCCGAAAATACAGTGAAATACCATATCAAAAATATCTACCTACTCTTGGATATAAAAGACCGTAGAGAATTCCTTCTTATGCTCAAAAAATAG
- a CDS encoding site-specific integrase, giving the protein MSNVTLKIILNSKPREDGEFLVMLRITYCRKHAYAGTDVYVREKLFNDKGSADKFNWIRTGHPQSGLLNSLIRARFEKAQRVIREIRESEAYFSVKDIKNRLENNAGDSFIQFIQKRIGEYVANKKLGTADCHQIALNKLLVFIAPKDDLLFGEVTTELVDGYKAFMFNDGLKASTVREYLLKLRTNLIKYISAKKLPENKNPMLGYELPKEATVQVERLTTYELERIMEVQLPRNQEEHFRNAYIAEYFLHGMRSGDLIQMRVNQLQRDHVMLEGKVSVQYRIVYAMDKTDKPKSVLVPAQIQPMLLAYADGKNPDDFLFPFLRTQDASLSEVELRKRLKGIVSYGSKVIRRVAKKAGVEKYLKLHTSRHSFANHLYEVTGDIRLVQMSLGHSTVSTTERYMSRFSQSVVDRANTIYGRIRVADGPAETILKHFSEKDEKNPFVDNSEKVSIVAV; this is encoded by the coding sequence ATGTCTAACGTTACGCTTAAAATCATACTGAACTCAAAACCCCGCGAAGACGGAGAATTTCTTGTTATGCTACGAATAACCTATTGTCGAAAACATGCCTATGCCGGAACGGACGTTTACGTTCGGGAAAAGCTGTTTAACGATAAGGGGAGTGCTGACAAGTTCAACTGGATTCGTACGGGCCATCCTCAGTCTGGTTTACTCAATTCGCTCATTCGTGCGCGGTTTGAGAAGGCGCAGCGCGTTATTCGGGAGATTCGGGAATCCGAAGCTTATTTTTCCGTCAAGGACATAAAAAACCGGCTCGAAAATAACGCAGGTGATAGTTTCATTCAATTCATTCAAAAGCGGATCGGGGAGTATGTTGCTAATAAGAAGCTAGGAACTGCCGACTGCCACCAGATAGCACTCAACAAACTTTTGGTTTTCATTGCTCCAAAAGACGATCTGTTATTTGGGGAGGTCACTACCGAATTGGTGGACGGCTACAAAGCGTTTATGTTTAACGACGGTTTAAAGGCTTCTACGGTGCGTGAGTACCTTTTGAAGTTGCGGACCAATCTGATTAAATACATTAGCGCCAAGAAGCTGCCAGAGAACAAAAACCCTATGTTGGGTTATGAGCTACCTAAGGAGGCCACGGTGCAGGTTGAACGCCTGACTACCTACGAACTGGAACGCATCATGGAGGTTCAATTGCCGCGCAACCAGGAAGAGCATTTCCGGAACGCTTACATAGCGGAATATTTTCTGCACGGTATGCGGTCGGGTGACCTTATCCAAATGCGCGTTAATCAGCTCCAGCGGGATCATGTAATGCTTGAAGGAAAAGTTAGTGTTCAGTACCGGATTGTTTACGCGATGGACAAAACTGACAAACCGAAAAGCGTTCTGGTGCCAGCTCAGATTCAGCCGATGCTTTTGGCGTATGCCGACGGCAAGAATCCCGATGATTTTTTATTTCCATTTTTGCGAACTCAGGATGCCAGCTTGTCAGAGGTTGAATTGCGCAAGCGCCTAAAGGGGATTGTCTCCTACGGCTCTAAAGTAATTCGCCGGGTAGCTAAAAAGGCAGGTGTAGAAAAATACCTGAAGCTGCACACGTCCCGGCACTCGTTCGCTAACCATCTTTATGAGGTCACTGGCGACATCCGATTAGTACAAATGTCCCTGGGACACTCGACTGTTTCGACAACGGAACGGTATATGTCTCGTTTCTCTCAATCCGTCGTTGATCGTGCGAACACAATTTATGGGAGAATCCGGGTTGCAGATGGCCCTGCTGAAACAATACTGAAACATTTTTCTGAAAAAGACGAAAAAAATCCTTTCGTCGATAACTCGGAGAAGGTCAGTATAGTTGCGGTCTGA
- a CDS encoding helix-turn-helix transcriptional regulator, with amino-acid sequence MITTTFNISTPEMTINEKIVGLREKSGLNKYKFSQLVKVAASTMGRIEEGKPVSDDTLEKIANSFDGVTLEWLRDESRNDIPEIRFSDELLERSGDPKNEGACLRRFLLRHDITQVSLAEEMGVSRTQVHYYKKTERFRRDVRDSILAAIKKIYRPDVSEEEIFGSRSTPEQRVTGADLRALPTVTAALRKSITTAMLHDIRVNFSPVFRPESATYVLKDMFTDEEFERGYAIEITHQDHMEPLLPAGHKVLGVLLDSSEYNDVTDGIIAVKIAGAEGVLVKKIVHNNLRTSGILELSSYDTSRGGSMQLRRQDIEMLFKIRRSLGGEL; translated from the coding sequence ATGATTACAACCACGTTTAATATTAGTACTCCAGAAATGACCATTAATGAAAAGATTGTAGGACTCCGAGAGAAGTCTGGCCTGAACAAATACAAGTTCAGCCAGCTAGTCAAGGTTGCTGCCTCCACCATGGGTCGCATTGAAGAGGGAAAGCCAGTTTCAGACGACACACTCGAAAAAATTGCCAACAGTTTCGACGGTGTGACATTGGAATGGCTCCGGGATGAATCGCGCAACGATATTCCTGAGATCCGCTTTAGTGACGAACTATTGGAGCGTTCGGGTGATCCGAAAAACGAGGGTGCCTGCCTACGCAGGTTCCTGCTTCGCCACGACATTACCCAGGTGTCACTGGCTGAGGAAATGGGAGTTTCACGCACGCAGGTGCATTATTACAAGAAAACCGAACGATTCCGGCGCGATGTGCGTGATTCGATTCTGGCTGCCATCAAAAAAATCTACCGTCCTGACGTGTCGGAAGAGGAAATCTTTGGTAGTAGGAGTACACCTGAACAGCGCGTTACCGGTGCTGATCTACGTGCCTTGCCGACGGTGACGGCCGCGCTGCGTAAATCAATCACAACTGCCATGCTGCACGATATCCGCGTAAACTTTTCGCCTGTGTTCCGTCCTGAATCAGCTACCTACGTGCTAAAGGATATGTTCACCGACGAGGAATTTGAGCGGGGCTATGCGATTGAAATTACCCACCAGGATCATATGGAGCCGCTTCTTCCGGCTGGTCATAAGGTACTGGGTGTTTTGCTTGATTCTTCGGAATACAATGACGTGACCGATGGCATCATTGCGGTTAAAATCGCCGGTGCTGAGGGAGTGCTGGTGAAAAAGATCGTTCATAACAATCTCCGTACGTCCGGCATTCTTGAACTCTCTTCTTATGACACATCCCGGGGCGGCTCTATGCAGCTACGCCGTCAGGACATCGAAATGCTTTTTAAGATCCGCCGCTCACTGGGTGGAGAATTGTAA
- a CDS encoding LacI family DNA-binding transcriptional regulator, which translates to MKKTVKNFLLLAKSLEYGIIAKHAGASYQTVSKFANRASNEKPSTKHRIIDAMILLGKQKIADLEQELVELEQWRREFLPEREKL; encoded by the coding sequence ATGAAAAAAACCGTCAAAAATTTTTTGCTTCTGGCTAAATCTTTAGAGTACGGTATAATAGCCAAACATGCAGGAGCCTCCTACCAGACGGTTAGCAAATTTGCCAATCGTGCATCAAATGAGAAACCTTCAACCAAGCACCGAATCATTGATGCCATGATTTTATTAGGCAAACAAAAAATTGCTGACTTGGAGCAGGAACTTGTAGAATTAGAGCAGTGGAGACGCGAATTTTTACCTGAACGAGAAAAGCTGTGA
- a CDS encoding recombination directionality factor: protein MRIKHDAIAGRQSAPAQEAKRPLGEAGRIAIGEKYPLSNGKDGFRSTDYFVINSRFSSKVTDVYGEKPTELPILFHSDDYNEVCSEFLEIRDHQGKLYASGDGETFSVWNRDRYVQKTIHERADLMDAIEAYLKKDLPPHKANNIQWIHKLTIRFIIKKVAILGYWQFTTKGVKTSIPNLRDKFDECIKTFDRISYLPFALTVKKVKSNTPGDTRTYPVVDIVPMFGLEAGLQLAQYLRQHPEANLVQLALSDLSKPLTEGSAPLLLNTNNPE, encoded by the coding sequence ATGCGAATTAAACACGATGCGATTGCCGGCCGCCAGAGCGCACCGGCACAGGAAGCGAAACGGCCACTGGGTGAAGCTGGACGCATTGCAATAGGTGAAAAATACCCGCTATCAAATGGTAAAGATGGCTTTCGCTCAACTGATTATTTTGTGATTAACTCCCGGTTTTCAAGCAAGGTAACAGACGTTTACGGCGAAAAGCCAACTGAACTGCCGATACTGTTTCACTCAGACGATTATAATGAAGTTTGCTCTGAATTTTTGGAGATCCGTGACCATCAGGGCAAGCTTTATGCGTCCGGTGACGGGGAAACATTCTCAGTCTGGAACAGAGATAGGTATGTCCAGAAAACGATCCACGAACGTGCGGATTTGATGGATGCGATTGAAGCTTATCTCAAAAAAGATTTACCTCCACACAAGGCGAATAATATTCAGTGGATCCACAAGCTGACGATTCGTTTTATCATCAAGAAAGTGGCAATTCTTGGCTACTGGCAATTCACAACTAAAGGCGTTAAAACCAGCATTCCGAACCTGCGTGACAAGTTTGATGAATGTATCAAGACATTTGATCGTATCAGCTATTTGCCGTTTGCATTGACCGTAAAGAAAGTGAAATCCAACACGCCGGGCGATACTCGTACCTATCCGGTTGTGGATATCGTGCCAATGTTTGGTTTAGAGGCAGGCTTGCAACTGGCTCAGTATCTCAGACAACACCCGGAGGCGAACCTGGTACAACTTGCCCTTTCCGACCTTTCCAAGCCATTAACAGAAGGCAGCGCCCCGCTCCTACTAAATACCAACAATCCAGAGTAA
- a CDS encoding PRTRC system protein E, with protein sequence MNFFQEIHDLGLQGDLKIVVTTTAQNSLLVSVLLANEKCGDNARHSIPPLILKGSPAEMDAGFIERISAPIQKTSGLMVSMENHLKQTADAEKQSKMAKDNKGNKDAKAPEQKAPESEPKTKKQTSPAPASAPLFADLDINDDPELEDEE encoded by the coding sequence ATGAATTTCTTTCAAGAAATCCACGATCTCGGATTGCAAGGCGATCTAAAGATTGTAGTCACCACAACCGCCCAAAACTCGCTCTTGGTTAGCGTTTTACTCGCTAATGAGAAATGCGGGGACAATGCCCGGCACAGCATACCCCCTCTCATCCTGAAGGGCTCACCCGCCGAAATGGATGCCGGATTCATCGAAAGGATTTCAGCACCAATTCAGAAAACATCTGGCTTAATGGTCAGCATGGAAAACCACCTGAAACAGACTGCCGATGCGGAAAAGCAATCGAAGATGGCAAAGGACAATAAAGGCAACAAAGATGCGAAGGCTCCAGAGCAAAAAGCTCCAGAATCTGAGCCTAAAACGAAAAAGCAAACTAGTCCTGCTCCTGCGAGTGCACCGCTTTTTGCCGACTTAGACATAAACGATGATCCTGAACTAGAAGACGAAGAATAG
- a CDS encoding PRTRC system protein C, with protein sequence MLLTTELPREFQIKVKGQIVHLADPGPEMSPDAVLNFYANTYPELTTAKVSGPEIKGDKVEYKFESVMGTKG encoded by the coding sequence ATGCTACTAACAACCGAACTCCCCCGCGAATTTCAGATTAAAGTTAAAGGTCAAATCGTGCATCTAGCCGACCCCGGCCCAGAGATGAGCCCCGATGCCGTACTTAATTTCTACGCCAATACTTACCCGGAGCTAACCACTGCTAAAGTGTCCGGTCCAGAAATTAAGGGCGACAAAGTAGAATACAAGTTCGAAAGCGTCATGGGTACGAAAGGATGA
- a CDS encoding PRTRC system protein B — protein MNNVTKLFRQTYLPVQALLVYQHADSENDYYVESCDIGPDGKPINAHPLSQKEASKLAKSLANSAEKKQKDAFLQAEGLYPENVLHINQREGFAIWYTPTQEQPLFFVDGLTIPNGKANIPALLWKASKTQLTLFALKQNSRPKLTTKLYYAPFFNIDSSGVVCMGTVKRDITESISLEKFIEAWQSYFFNSYFSHSLNTELVKGNIIHVWKELVDTNKPFPTSVLRANKFTLQSLIK, from the coding sequence ATGAATAACGTAACCAAACTGTTTAGGCAAACATACCTTCCAGTTCAGGCATTACTTGTTTATCAGCATGCCGACAGCGAAAATGATTATTACGTTGAATCTTGCGATATTGGACCAGATGGAAAACCGATTAATGCGCATCCATTATCACAAAAAGAAGCCAGCAAACTCGCTAAATCCTTGGCAAATTCTGCCGAAAAAAAACAGAAAGATGCCTTTCTACAAGCAGAAGGATTGTACCCGGAGAATGTGCTGCATATAAACCAGCGTGAAGGATTTGCAATCTGGTATACTCCTACCCAGGAGCAACCTTTATTTTTCGTAGACGGCCTGACTATACCTAATGGAAAGGCAAATATTCCAGCACTTCTTTGGAAGGCAAGTAAAACGCAGTTAACCTTATTTGCTTTAAAGCAAAATAGCCGCCCAAAGCTTACTACCAAGCTGTATTATGCACCTTTTTTCAACATTGATTCATCAGGTGTTGTATGCATGGGAACTGTCAAGCGTGATATTACCGAAAGTATTTCACTGGAGAAATTTATAGAAGCTTGGCAAAGCTATTTTTTCAATAGCTACTTCTCACACTCGTTAAATACAGAATTAGTTAAGGGCAATATTATTCATGTCTGGAAAGAGTTAGTTGACACAAATAAGCCGTTCCCAACTAGTGTACTGAGAGCAAATAAATTCACCCTTCAATCCTTAATCAAATGA
- a CDS encoding PRTRC system ThiF family protein: MTSVHFTANYLINPTNPVTVNLIGAGGTGSQVLTALARMNHAFMQLNHPGLHVTVWDNDEVTEANLGRQLFASAELGLPKSVALINRTNRFFGTNWKAKPHLFAKDNLDRLKTNGAANLIITCVDTVQARFEVSSILQGLKEGGLHRDKPYYWLDFGNGKDSGQVILSTVGAIAQPESKTYLPVGQLPFVTDEFGDILKQSGQEGNTPSCSLAEALTKQELFINSTLANLGSALLWNLFRSGMTANRGFFLNLADFRTMPLKVGSN, from the coding sequence ATGACTTCTGTCCATTTCACGGCTAATTACCTAATCAATCCAACCAATCCGGTTACAGTAAATCTCATTGGCGCGGGTGGCACCGGCTCTCAGGTTCTTACTGCACTGGCTCGAATGAATCATGCCTTCATGCAGTTAAATCATCCCGGGCTACACGTAACTGTTTGGGATAATGATGAAGTAACAGAGGCTAATCTTGGCCGCCAACTTTTTGCCAGTGCTGAACTTGGCCTACCGAAGTCTGTTGCTCTTATCAATCGCACAAACCGGTTCTTTGGCACGAACTGGAAAGCAAAGCCACACCTGTTTGCTAAGGACAATTTAGATAGGTTAAAAACGAATGGTGCAGCCAATCTAATTATAACCTGCGTGGATACGGTACAAGCTCGATTTGAAGTGAGCAGTATTTTGCAAGGCTTAAAAGAAGGCGGGTTACACCGAGATAAGCCGTACTACTGGCTTGATTTCGGTAACGGAAAAGATTCAGGACAAGTAATTCTGTCGACCGTGGGCGCCATTGCTCAGCCAGAGTCGAAAACATACCTACCCGTTGGCCAACTCCCATTTGTAACCGATGAATTTGGAGACATCCTGAAACAATCAGGGCAGGAAGGTAACACTCCAAGCTGCTCACTGGCAGAAGCATTGACCAAACAGGAATTGTTTATCAATTCGACGTTGGCTAATCTAGGCAGTGCCTTACTTTGGAATTTGTTCAGGAGCGGAATGACGGCCAACCGTGGATTCTTTTTGAACCTGGCTGATTTTAGGACAATGCCGTTGAAAGTTGGTTCTAATTAA